The DNA segment CCAATTCCCGCAAGGTATTTTCAGCAAAAGAAAAATTATCTGTATTACAAGGACTCCCGCTTACACAGCGAACTTCACGGTGTCCTCAACGACCTGGTCAGTTCGTTTTTCTCCGAAGTGGTGATCAATGCAGCCAGTGTTCCGGTCATCATTACCGACAGCACCAAGAAAAAGGTGATTGACTTTGGGAACATTGAGCCGGAATACATTATGAACCCGGTTTTTGTGGAAAAAACCATTGCCGAAATGGAAGCCAGCAACCCCCCTATCGAAATTGATTTGTCCAACCTGGGCAAGAGTTACATTTTTTACAAGGGATCTTATCTGCTGACACAGCTCAGGTTTTTCCCTGTCGTCCAACTCACCATTATTGCATTGTTCCTGTTTATCGGTTACATGATGTTCAACACGGCCCGGCGGTCGGAGCAAAACCAGGTGTGGGTGGGGCTGGCCAAAGAAACTGCTCACCAGCTCGGTACACCGCTTTCGTCGATGATCGCATGGATGGAATTGCTTAAGATGGAAAACATTAATAATGATGCGATCAATGAACTAAGCAAAGACGTTGACCGACTTGAAAAAATTACCGACCGTTTCTCCAAAATCGGCTCTGTGCCAAAGCTTACAGATGAGAACATCGTGGAGGTCATCCATAACTCGATCACCTACCTCAAAACAAGGACTTCAAGGAAGATCAGCTATGAGATCACACCCGGCCCTGACGTGAAAATCATTGCTCCCATCAATCTGCACCTGTTCGAATGGGTGATCGAGAACATCACCAAAAATGCCATTGACGCCATGGGAACAAAAGGGGTCTTCTCGGTAAATATTGAACAGCAGAACGGGACAATCACCATCGATTTGTCAGATACTGGAAAAGGAATTCCCAAATCAAAATTCAAAAGCATCTTTAATCCGGGATTCACCAGCAAAAAGCATGGCTGGGGGCTGGGTTTATCGCTGGCCGAAAGGATCATCCAAAATTACCACCGCGGTAAAATATTCGTAAAATCGTCGGCCATCGACAAAGGAACCACCTTCAGGATTGTCCTGCGCAAGACGGTTAAACATTAATACCCATGGCGGGCATCTATCTTCACATCCCCTTTTGCAGGCAGAAATGCCATTACTGTAATTTCTATTCTCTGGCTACGAAAAAGTACAGAAATGAAATCGTAATTGCCATGAAAAGGGAAATTGAACTCAACAAAGATTTTTTCGGGGGGGAGCCGGTGCAGACCATTTATTTCGGAGGGGGAACGCCATCCCTTTTACCCGTTTCAGAACTGATTGAGCTGATAGAAAAGGTAAAAACAACATTTGAAGTTAGCGATGAGGCTGAAATCACCGTCGAAGCCAACCCGGACGATTTGACTGATGAGTGGCTGAAATCATTGTCACATTCGCCTGCAAACCGGCTTAGTATTGGCATCCAGTCATTCGATGACCGGGATTTACACTACCTTAACCGTGTCCATTCCGCCGCAGAGGCAAAGGCAGGCATCGGAAAAGCAATCGCTGCCGGTTTCTCAAACCTCAGCATCGACCTAATTTATGGCATTCCGACATTGAGTGATGAAACATGGTTGGAAAATATCAATACTGCCGTTTCGCTCAATATTCCTCACATATCAGCTTATGCCCTCACCGTTGAGGAGGGGACTGCCCTTGATCATTTGATCAGAAAAGGAAAATACACCCCTGTTGACGACGAAAAAGCTGTGACCCAGTTCAAACTGCTGATGGCCACTCTTGATCAGTCCGGTTACGAGCATTACGAAATATCAAATTTCTCGTTACCCGGGCACTATTCGCGTCATAATAAAGCATACTGGAACGATGCGAAATACCTGGGCATCGGCCCTTCGGCCCACTCATACGATGGCAGGATAAGGCGATGGAATGTGTCCAACCTGGGAAAATATACCGAAGGAATTTCCTTGGGAAACGGCCTTTTTGAATTTGATAAACTGACTTCCACCCAGCATTTTAACGAGTATGTGATGACCTCGCTGCGCACCATGTGGGGGATTGACCTGGCTGAGGTGAACAAGCGTTTCGGGCAATCCTGTCTGGACCATTTAAACAGGGAATTAAAAAATCCGGAAATCCGGGGACGGATAGTTACTCAGGACAACAAAATCGTACTCACCAATGAGGGCAAACTATTCGCCGACCGGATGGCTGCCGGGTTCTTCATGTGATGGATTTTATCCCTTTTCTGACTTAAAACGATATCGCTGATCAACATTGAAATAGAATTTTTATAATGCACATATTTACGTAAATTTATGCATTACGATGTTTATGGATTACAAAACCACCAACTTTTCAAAAACAGAATGGTTTTGCGGCAGTAAAATTTATGCAGGATCTGCTTAATAACAGATTTAAAGTTGATATTTAACATGTTACAAATGAATCATTCCATGCACGTGATCTTAATCAAATATTTTTAGTTTCTCCGTGAACCTCTGTGGCTTCTCTGCGAAGCGCTGTGTAAAAATTAATAGTGACACAGAGAAACACGGAGAAGACACAGAGAACCACAGAGCCTTTGACTATTCGTTTATTTCTATTTGAGTTTTTCAGCAACCCTATGTGAAACTTTGTGGATGATTCTTTATCCACTTTTCAGATTTTTTCCAACAAATTTCCCCAAGACTCCTTATTTAAATCGCATTAATCACACTACTTCCTAAAATTTCTCCTGAGTTTTTTTTGCGTTCGTTCAAAAAATACAGGCGTTTGTCAATTTGTTCCCGGCGTTTGTAAATCTGTCAGCATTTCGCCTTTCCGATGTTGTAGTTTTATCCCTGGTTTATTAACTCAAATTTTCTAACCTAAAAAAAACCGGAGGTATTTATGTATTTAAAAAAATTACACATCGGACGGGAAATTTTAGCTATCACATTTTTCCTGTTTATCGCTCTCTCACTTCATTCCCAGATTCAGGTTCAGGGATTGATTGCCGACAACGAAGGAGCTGCTTCCTGGAATGCGGATGGAAGCGGACCTGAACCTTATGGAGTCGGGCATAGCACTTTTACCTATTATATTGCTTCGCGCGACTATGTTAACCCTGCAGCAGCAGCAGGCGCCCATGTAACAAGCATTGGTACTGACTTTCCGCTGTTTGCCCAGGCGCTCACCAACAATGGGTTCACACCGGGTCAGGTAATAGTTAAATTGGGACTGGCTTCCCTGGGAAATGACCTTGAGGGCGAGGACTGGTTTACATTCGGAAACGAGCACCATTTGAATTTTTATCCCATAAGCACCCTGATGACGATTAATGGTGAACCCATGATTTCAGGCATTACCAATTACATGATGTTTAATTATGGTGCTTCAACGGGTTGGTCGTGGCAAATGGAATCCAACTTTTTCGTTGCAGCGGACGCTTCGGGCAACAGCTCTGCTGCGGTTAAAGCAGTAGCAGCAGCCTTCCTGCTCGATGTTTCCGGCCATGAATTGCGCTTCAATTTTCAATCCTTAGGTTCGACAGTTCCTTTTACCGGCAACGGAAGAAATGGATCCTACCGCAATATCAGTGGTAATATTGAAAAAGGCCGCCCGGAGTTGGCTTTCCAGGGGCTTGCGGTAAACCATGAGGGTTTTGCCGGCTGGGATGCCGACGGCACCGGGCCGGAGCCCAAAGGGGACGGTCACAGCAGCCAGAAGTACTATGTTGCTTCGAGGAATTACGATGACATTGACCCCGATCCGAATGCCGGTTTTGCCAGATTGTTAGGTGAAAATGGATCCGGATTTCAAAATTTCGCCTTGCAGCTTCAATACAGGGGCTTTACGCCTGAACAGGTTAAATTTAAAATGGGACTTCGCGATATTGGCGAAGACATCGAAGGCGAAGACTGGAGCTATATTATTCCAATTCATGAAGTAAATTTCTATCATTCCGATATCACCGCTGAAATCAATGGCGAAAAAGTGTTTGGCTTTGTCTGCGACACGGCAACAACCTATCAAAACACCAGCAGTCCCAGCCTGGGATGGTGGGGAACATCGGCCATCACATCCGTTTACGATGCTTCCGCGAACAGTTCAGCAGCTGTACAGGCCATTGCATCTTCCTTTTTTAAAGATATGCAAAATCGGCAGATTCAAACCATTACAACGTTGTCAACCTATGCCAACGAAACCTTCAGCGGCAACGGAAGGATTGGTGGCGGCTTCTGGCAGATCAATGAGGCTAAGATGGTGGCCATGCCGATGAAAGGAACACAAGTACAGCCGGGTGAGGTTTCAGGGCACTGGACCATGGCCGGTCATCCATACATTGTTACCGGCGACATCACCATTCCTGATGGCCAGACACTGGTGATTGACCCGGGCGTTTGGGTCAAATTTAGCGACCGTGTTCGCTTTAAAGTGTATGGTGCTATCAAAGCTGTTGGTGATACGAGCAATTTAGGGAAAATAGTATTCACCGCTGTTAATCCTGAACTGGGCTGGGGGCATTTTGAGTTTGACCAGGTAAATGTAGCCAATGAATGGTCTGTTTTCAAACATTGCATTTTTGAATGGGGTTCTGCTGCGTTGCCAGTTCCCTGGAATCAACCCTATAACTGCGGAGGCGCACTTGCACTAAGAGATACCGACAGGGTAAAGATCGAAGACTGCCTGTTTCATCACAACAAAGCGCTGAACAATGGATATTATACTGCAAACGGAGGAGCTATTGCTTTGTGGAACAGCAACCCGGTGATCCAAAATTGTATTTTTAATAACAACCATGCCAATTGGTCCGGGGCTATCAGCTGCGCTGTTGGTTCTTCGCCCGATATTGTTAACTGCCTTTTTTATGGTAACAAATCGCTAAATAATTCTGTTGATGGTGGTGGAGCAATACTGGTGGCCGCAGATGCAAACCCAAGATTGCTCAATAATACTTTCGTAAATAACCATTCCAATTTCAGTGGAGGTGCTTTGGAGATTTACAATGGGTCAAATCCTGACCTTATCAACAACATCTTTTGGGGCAACACATCACCAGCAAACAGCCAGATATATATTTCGTCCAACGATTGCAACGTGGATTTCAAATACAACGACATCGAGGGCGGACAGGCAGGCATCGGCCCTTATGGTATCGGGAGCGGTGTGTTTGAAAACAACATAGAAGCTGATCCCGTTTTTGTCGATGCGTTGGCGCTGAACTACCAGTTGGGTGATGGCTCGCCGTGCATCGACGCCGGGATCCCTGATACAACCGGACTCAACCTTCCCCCGTTTGACCTCCTGGGGAATGTGCGTATCTGGGATGGCGGTGTTAACGGAGCAATTGTTGACATGGGACCTTACGAATATGCTTCAGTTTTCCCGGGAATTGAGAAAATCAATCCAGAAAATAGTGCTTTTGAACTCACCAACTACCCCAACCCCTTCGCCGG comes from the Bacteroidales bacterium genome and includes:
- a CDS encoding HAMP domain-containing histidine kinase, whose translation is MNIYARKKQWKLLLFAVAIAIVAGSMWYTSIIVRKVAEQEQMNVKIWADAIHRKTTLVQYIEKFFQQIRAEDRKRVVLLAEAYKQLIRSDDPNIDLTFYVDIIRSNENIPVILTDEDGRIINTKNVEFDKDTVTFLSGKLLEEFSVYPPIPARYFQQKKNYLYYKDSRLHSELHGVLNDLVSSFFSEVVINAASVPVIITDSTKKKVIDFGNIEPEYIMNPVFVEKTIAEMEASNPPIEIDLSNLGKSYIFYKGSYLLTQLRFFPVVQLTIIALFLFIGYMMFNTARRSEQNQVWVGLAKETAHQLGTPLSSMIAWMELLKMENINNDAINELSKDVDRLEKITDRFSKIGSVPKLTDENIVEVIHNSITYLKTRTSRKISYEITPGPDVKIIAPINLHLFEWVIENITKNAIDAMGTKGVFSVNIEQQNGTITIDLSDTGKGIPKSKFKSIFNPGFTSKKHGWGLGLSLAERIIQNYHRGKIFVKSSAIDKGTTFRIVLRKTVKH
- the hemW gene encoding radical SAM family heme chaperone HemW, producing the protein MAGIYLHIPFCRQKCHYCNFYSLATKKYRNEIVIAMKREIELNKDFFGGEPVQTIYFGGGTPSLLPVSELIELIEKVKTTFEVSDEAEITVEANPDDLTDEWLKSLSHSPANRLSIGIQSFDDRDLHYLNRVHSAAEAKAGIGKAIAAGFSNLSIDLIYGIPTLSDETWLENINTAVSLNIPHISAYALTVEEGTALDHLIRKGKYTPVDDEKAVTQFKLLMATLDQSGYEHYEISNFSLPGHYSRHNKAYWNDAKYLGIGPSAHSYDGRIRRWNVSNLGKYTEGISLGNGLFEFDKLTSTQHFNEYVMTSLRTMWGIDLAEVNKRFGQSCLDHLNRELKNPEIRGRIVTQDNKIVLTNEGKLFADRMAAGFFM
- a CDS encoding T9SS type A sorting domain-containing protein, with amino-acid sequence MYLKKLHIGREILAITFFLFIALSLHSQIQVQGLIADNEGAASWNADGSGPEPYGVGHSTFTYYIASRDYVNPAAAAGAHVTSIGTDFPLFAQALTNNGFTPGQVIVKLGLASLGNDLEGEDWFTFGNEHHLNFYPISTLMTINGEPMISGITNYMMFNYGASTGWSWQMESNFFVAADASGNSSAAVKAVAAAFLLDVSGHELRFNFQSLGSTVPFTGNGRNGSYRNISGNIEKGRPELAFQGLAVNHEGFAGWDADGTGPEPKGDGHSSQKYYVASRNYDDIDPDPNAGFARLLGENGSGFQNFALQLQYRGFTPEQVKFKMGLRDIGEDIEGEDWSYIIPIHEVNFYHSDITAEINGEKVFGFVCDTATTYQNTSSPSLGWWGTSAITSVYDASANSSAAVQAIASSFFKDMQNRQIQTITTLSTYANETFSGNGRIGGGFWQINEAKMVAMPMKGTQVQPGEVSGHWTMAGHPYIVTGDITIPDGQTLVIDPGVWVKFSDRVRFKVYGAIKAVGDTSNLGKIVFTAVNPELGWGHFEFDQVNVANEWSVFKHCIFEWGSAALPVPWNQPYNCGGALALRDTDRVKIEDCLFHHNKALNNGYYTANGGAIALWNSNPVIQNCIFNNNHANWSGAISCAVGSSPDIVNCLFYGNKSLNNSVDGGGAILVAADANPRLLNNTFVNNHSNFSGGALEIYNGSNPDLINNIFWGNTSPANSQIYISSNDCNVDFKYNDIEGGQAGIGPYGIGSGVFENNIEADPVFVDALALNYQLGDGSPCIDAGIPDTTGLNLPPFDLLGNVRIWDGGVNGAIVDMGPYEYASVFPGIEKINPENSAFELTNYPNPFAGITTIEFVITENAMVEVAIYNQLGQLVTTLVNEELTAGTYQIAWQAGDAPEGIYLCRMKAGSKFLTNKIVKVE